The nucleotide sequence TGACCGCGCGGCGAACCCGGGCACGCGACACGGGCTGCCGTCGCACAGCCGACCCAACCCCGCGACCGCCCGGCACGAGGGTTAGCCGGCCGACTCGGCACGCCGCCAGGGATGAGGCCGGACGTTAGTGTTCCGGGCGTACATCGACCTTTTGCAGCGCTCGCTCCGCTCGCTTGCAAAAGCTCGATCAAAAGCCTGCGTCAGTGGCTTCGCCCCTTCCTTGGCCTCGCGCTCGCATTCGCTCGCGCGAGTGAACTGGCGTCTTTGCGAGCGTAGCGAGCAAAGGCTCGGGAGACGACCGAAGGGAAGTCTCCCGGCGACCTACCGGACTCTACGAGCCACTCGGTCGCCAGATGCTGGTGCTCCAGTCCATTTTACTCGTTGAGGCAGGTTCTTCTTTATTGACGGCCCCGTTCTCGCCGAATTTCGGAAATTATCGATGGTGACCGGGCAGGAATGAGGTCTGGCGGGAGTTCTCAGGACTATCAAGTCGGAATGTTCATCCTGGATACAGTGCGGAGTTCAGAAGTCCCCGTATATCGCTGTATGTCGATGAACAAGAACTTGCGTGCAGTATCACTAACTAGTCCACAATCTTTTCGCTACCCCGCTTGTTACAGTCTAACGGTACGTTTTAATCGAGGTCATGATCTCTATGAAAACACTCCGCTCTCTCCTGACTCGCAGTCGTCCTGGGAAACTCGGACTCATCGAGGTCATAGCGATGGGTGTCGGCGGAATGGTCTCGGGCGGGATCTACGCCGTCCTCGGCGTTGCAATGCAGCAAGCCGGTAATGCAGTCCCGTTGTCGTATCTCATTGCGGGCGTCATCACTCTCCTCACTGCCTATTCCTATCTTCAACTCACGCTGCACTTCGGGGAACACGGTGGCGTCTTTTCATTCGCCGAGCACATCGTCGACAACCCGACTATCGCCGCGTACGTCGGGTGGGTTCTCGTCATCGGATACGTGGGTGTAATGGCGATGTACGCGTTCGCCTTCGGTGCCTACACGCTCACTGCCGCGAGAGCTATCGCAGGGATCGAACTCCCGCAACTCCTGCGGCCGATTATCTCGACCCTGGTCGTCGCTGCGTTCGTCGGTCTCAACCTCCGGGGCGTCCACGAGACTGGCCTCTTTGAAGATATCGCAGTGTACATCAAAATCATTATTTTGCTGTCGCTCGCAACCCTTGGAGTGATTTTTTATGATGGGAATGTGGCAGCACTCGACTTCTTCAGCAAAGGCGTCGTCAGCCCAATCGCAGGATTTGCCATCATATTCGTCTCCTACGAGGGCTTTCAACTTCTGGTCTATGACTACGAAGACATCGAGAACGTAGAACGAGTGTTGCCGATCGGGATGTACGTCGCCATCGCTATTTCGATACTGATCTACGTCTCAGTGTCGTTCATGGCGACACTTCACCTTACGCCAGAGCAACTTCTCGCC is from Haloplanus salinarum and encodes:
- a CDS encoding APC family permease produces the protein MKTLRSLLTRSRPGKLGLIEVIAMGVGGMVSGGIYAVLGVAMQQAGNAVPLSYLIAGVITLLTAYSYLQLTLHFGEHGGVFSFAEHIVDNPTIAAYVGWVLVIGYVGVMAMYAFAFGAYTLTAARAIAGIELPQLLRPIISTLVVAAFVGLNLRGVHETGLFEDIAVYIKIIILLSLATLGVIFYDGNVAALDFFSKGVVSPIAGFAIIFVSYEGFQLLVYDYEDIENVERVLPIGMYVAIAISILIYVSVSFMATLHLTPEQLLAHQEVALAEAVSNIPVLGGTGFVLVILSAMKSTSSGINATLFGTSRLVHEIATEGALPRVFSFRNREGIPVYSLLIIGSLTAALAALGTLKQITEFGSVAFLISFAVTNYTNIVLADETGSNRLIPVLGLVGTGVALPVVLYHLYQSDVEILLWIVGIFAVVFLIEFLYIERSSFTPDLDSGGRD